The window CTGGGGTGCTGCGTACTGATGCATACatagtttttttgttttgcgaAAATGATGCATACATAGTTACATGCATGTACACACACATACAGTGGAGTGCAGTAGTAGCTTAGTACTTACCCACAGCCGCCTTGGCCGCTGGAGTGAATGTATCTGAGCAGGTTCCGGCTTTGCCGTCGCCTTTCATCCCGAACTTGCATGGACAGTCATAGCCTCCGAGCCTGTTTTTGCAGATCCCGCCATTTGAGCAGGGATACACATGCGGGAGCTTGCATTCATCAATATCTGAAGAATCAACACTTCCGGGAGTTAACCAATCAGCAATGATGTGTGTATGTATGCATGTATGTACCTTGGCATCCGTGAGTGACGTAAGGGTTGCCGGCGTAATGGTCCCAGCACTTGCAGATATATATAGCCAGGAGTATGTGTTGAGTTGGCGCAAGAGCTGTTGCCGCTGACGCAGGCGTAGTCCGAAGGGGGTGACCGTCCCTTGGCCGGACACGAAGTGTTCCCGGCGGCGAAATCGAGCGCGATTTGGACGCCCTCCATGTCCACCAGCATGGCGTAGGAGCACGGGTAGTCTTCCCACCGCTCGTTGGGGACCTCGCCATTGATCGAAAAGCTTAACAACTTGCCGAGGTTGTTGTCCGGCGTGATGGTGGTCTGGCAAAAGATATCGTGCACGAGAAGTACAAGGGAACATGACCGTATACGCACTACCAGAAACGCGAATTATACTGTGGTTTGGATTATTTTCCTGTCGGGCCCGAAGCCACCCACAGGGCAAAGTTAATATTCCTGTGCGTCCTTAGCCCACAGAAAAAATATTTAGCCTTTCGCGCTCTGGCCTCCCGCTAAAAAGGCCTTCCCGCGGTAAGGAATCCGGCCGCGCGCGCTCGGGCAGTTTACCTGTGGGTTATTGGGCTCAGATCCCCAAATCAGAACCTTCTCGTCCCTCGTCTCCActccgccccctcgccgccgtcTAAACCCTCAACGCTGTCCCAGCAGCATCGGTCGCCGCCTTTGCCGCCTCAGTCCGCCGCTACACCCACCACATCGTCTCCATACCGTCACTTGGTCCTCGCCGGTCGAGCGACCCACGCCGTTTCCTCGTCGGCGCCTGCGTGTGTTCGCGTCACAGCACGCACAAGCGCCCCCCTCCTCACGTCGTCACCACCTCAGCCTGCTCGTTCgccccttccttctcccctctgcCTCCCATCGCAGATCCAACAATTCCTCCTCATGGATCCAACATCCCCCCTGGCATTGTTATATAAGGCTGGATATTGTTCTCTGAGACTGGCATTGCCTAGCCAGATATCTTCCCAGAATCGAATCTCCGACCCGTCTTTTATCGCAAAAGACCCAAAGCGAAAGAGATGTTTCTTTGCCGCCATTAGGCTAGCCCAGAAGTGCGAACCTACATATCAATTAAATCCACTTCGTTGCGAAAGAGGGAGCATGGATTCATCACGCATCAGCTCTGTACACCTTATATTTCTGTAAGTACATGTAGCATCATCTTTTTTTCACTAGCATTTACTAAAAAAAAAGATGGGTGCACATACTAGCATATATGTCCTGCCCAAAATCACTCTATATATTGACCAACCATGAAAATATATATTCTGGATATAACATATGTCCTTTGATCACCAAAATCATGTCACTAGCTAGCCTGCCCATCCATCCACGATCATCTTCTTGTCACTAGCTGACCAACCTACATGGGCAAAAAGAATTCTTTCATCCCGATCCAAGTCACCACCTAGCCAGCCCCTCCCCTCGCGCGTCATCCAAACCCGGGGGCGACAAAGGGGGAACAGCGGCGGACGCGCCGCCGTCCTTGTCCCTGTAGGCAGGGGCGGGCTCGACGACGTTCAAGATCTTCCGAGCGTTGTTAGCTGCGACGAATGATGTCCTAGGTTCATCTTCATGGTCATGATCGGTGCTGTTTCGGTCAACGCTTTCCTTCTGTCCAACTTTAGCATTGTCCACGGCTGCTGCAATGACAGAGGTGAAGACGCCAGACTCCCGCAGGCCTTGCACGATCGCCTGATAGAACAATGCACAGGTGTCAAGCGTATGAATATTACTGTATTATTACATATGACTGACATTTTGATGGTGTGGCTATGGTTACTTATTGCGTACCATTGGCGCATAGATGCGAGTTAACACTCCTTTTCGCAGAAGTTTCAGGTTGAGCTGCTTATCGTTCCACACGACACGTTCGTTGTACCTGACAAAAGAGCAATCAGCCAACAGTCATACTAGGTGTGGGATGTCTAGGATCATTACGAAGAATACCATATCTCTTAAAAAAAGGCATAAATGGCCAACTGCGAATCATTAACGTCAGCTAGTACTTTCATGCTACAGGCTGCAATGATAAATCATTATACATCTGATCTGAGTGCTTGGAGAACAACTCACGGAAAAAATTTGAGTTGTTTGTTTACCTGACAAAGATCATTATTTTAGTTGAATTTATGATACACGGTCAAATATATCATGACCTATCTGGCAAAAAGAAAACGAAATTTCCATGACCATTCCTGCAGTTTTCTCAGGGGCGGTAGCAGTAGCTATCTTTTCCTGATTTGTTGCTTTATGCTCTTAGAGTGCCCGCTGATTAACTTATTTTAGTTTTGCTCATCAATCAATAAAAAACTAAATTGGCCACATGAAATTGGTATGACCAAATTTACTAAAAAATATACTTTCATAATATATGTTTGTGATCATGATCATGACAGATATTAATGTCAGAGTGAAGAATTGGAGATCGTGTAAATGTCCAGGAGAGTATATTTTCCGTCAGAGTATCATTGATGGTGCATGCTAGAAATCAGAAAGTGTTTTTGTTTGATGGCTTAGATTAATTAAGCCAAGTTAGAACAGAATTTATGATACTAAGGAGACCATGAAAATTACCAGCGAAGCATATCCTCTTCACTAGCAGTTGATGCAATTATAAAAGCCTGCATAGTAAATGCTCAAGTCAGAACTCAGggtagcagcagcagtagcaaacTAAATCATGGAAGAGGAAGCAGAACCACTAGTATAAGAATGTAAAATGCAAAAGATCCTGGAGGGGAAAGGGACTAGTGCAATGGGAAAAAAAAATCGACAAACAAAAATCTGGTAGTAGCTTGCAAGAGAATCAAGTAGCTTTACTTACTGCTCTGTCAAAATCCAACATGAAACATCTTTTAACATCTTCTTTTGTAGGCTTGCATCCACAGCGATCACGTCTAGATGTTAAGTCtgaaaatttggtgtatgtataGTGCAGAACTGCAGCCTCTTCCAGCTTGATCTCACTGTCAGTTACATGCCAACAATATTATAAGAATCAATTTCGGCTTGATCTCACTGTCAGTTACGTTCTGAAAAAAATTGATGCTATGGGCAAAGGTCCTTACTTTGGGCTCTTTGCGTAGTTATGCCATCTGTGTGCACCATTTGGCCGGAGATGATCTTGAATTCGCGCAGCAGATTTTCCATTCCCATAAGTGATGAAATAGTTGGGATTGCCTCTTGTTGCTTCCTTATACATGCCAAAGTAAGTATCTTTGGGGAGATGATCATAATTCTTCTTGAACATAGACACCTGGTAAGATATTGCAATGTAAATAAATTAGCTAGTTGTATATGATTGATCACTAGTTGTATATGAGATTATCTTTTTCATACTAAAAAATGGCAAGATACTAGTACAGTTTATTGAAAAAAAGGCTAGACACAGCAAAAAATGTCAAAAGGCATAATCTGTTGTTGGCACTGAATTGTTGCACATATCGGAGGCCTAAGATTATTTTTCATTTGCTTCTCTTTTCTTTTGGAATAATTTGCTAAATTAGCTAGGCCCGTGGCCAGTCTACACTAAGAAAAACAGGTAAAACTTAATTCAAGGATACTAGGCTAAATCGAAATTGGACCAGATTACAGGGCAGCACAAAACTAAATTTCCAAGCAAATGTAAACAACAATATCAGAGTATCAGACCACAGTATCAGACTTTAGATGTAACCGAACAAACAGAATTCATATCACATCAGCCAACATTGTATCAAACGGAGCTTGTGGATATTATTATGTTCTTAAAAACAGAGAATGTTTACCTCACTAAATGGATCTTTTATATCATCACGCTCGACGCTGCTTTCCTGCAGAGTGCAGACATGCAAGTTAATTACTACTGTATGCATAAGAAGTCTGGCAGGCATAATTAGGAGCAGCAGCATACTTACATAGTTAGGGAAGATAACCATGTCAACATCCTCGGGGACGTCGGCTAACAGGCGTCTGATGGAATACTCGGAAGCTCCACCGGGATATAGCAACTCATCGGTGTCTAGATGCATTATCCAGTCCATGCCAGATTCCTACCATGAAGAAAGAACGCTTTTTCGTTGTTTATGATAAATATAATACACTAAATGAATACTAGCAATACTCGTGATAAGCCGAAAACAAACATACATACCCGGGCCATTACAATTGCCATCTCCATGTTGAGCGACTGCTTCACAAACAGTTCGTAGTTGCAGGGCTTGTAGAAGAATCCTGAGAGCCAGGTTTCGTCCCAGATGCGGCTGCAGGTGAAACATATGCATCATCAGAATGGGTATCGAAATGATCGAATTTGTGTATAGGCCGACGAGGCACGCGGGCGGCAAGGATTGTTTCGGACCTCCGGGCCTGCTGCTCCTCAAGCTCCTTGGTCCTGTACACCACCTTCACCCCCTGAAACAGAGACAGA is drawn from Aegilops tauschii subsp. strangulata cultivar AL8/78 chromosome 1, Aet v6.0, whole genome shotgun sequence and contains these coding sequences:
- the LOC109734560 gene encoding glycosyltransferase-like At2g41451; translated protein: MRRTRPEPTDRSHSEGMPAPAQTPSAVAGGAGGAAWRHLLLLLTALPLALALLAFALQWRGGGVDDAGSRWPARLAVPAPSRLQALHSSAASCVEVLAASAGPAFPYLRGWSFHFDAPDTHHPKVCVQTSTSAGLDQILPWLYYHKVVGVAHFLLFVEGKAAKPSVAGVLESIPGVKVVYRTKELEEQQARSRIWDETWLSGFFYKPCNYELFVKQSLNMEMAIVMARESGMDWIMHLDTDELLYPGGASEYSIRRLLADVPEDVDMVIFPNYESSVERDDIKDPFSEVSMFKKNYDHLPKDTYFGMYKEATRGNPNYFITYGNGKSAARIQDHLRPNGAHRWHNYAKSPNEIKLEEAAVLHYTYTKFSDLTSRRDRCGCKPTKEDVKRCFMLDFDRAAFIIASTASEEDMLRWYNERVVWNDKQLNLKLLRKGVLTRIYAPMAIVQGLRESGVFTSVIAAAVDNAKVGQKESVDRNSTDHDHEDEPRTSFVAANNARKILNVVEPAPAYRDKDGGASAAVPPLSPPGLDDARGEGLARW